TGGCTTGCAAACACAGCTGTGAtgcattcctgctgctgtgtgagagCTAAGAAGCCCACGCACTAGACACGAGGTGCTTGTGCTCCTAGTGAAGTGAGCAAGTTactggttttatttgcttttgcagCATAGAGCTAACCTTGTGATAAGGGCACATCAGggaattttcttccaaaagtcTCTCTCTAAGAGCAGAGCGGCTAAAGATCCCCACATGGACTCTGGATGCCCTTTCCTTTAAGGAATGAACCTGATAACAATGAAAGATATTTCTAGCTCTGCTTGTATATGCTTTAAGGCAGATCACTGCTTGGATTTGAATCTCACCTTACAAGCTACAGAGCATTATTCCTTTCAGTCTATAACTCATTTTGAGTGtctagagagaagaaaaaatgcactaAATACATGTTTTGCTTGTTTAACTTTCTTACATAAAGACTTTCTTCTGAAAacgttttattttccttttgcagcagAAGGAGAGCATTGCAAAGTGCATTTTGGACCTGAAGGCACTGTCAAAGAGCGCCCAGGTGGCGGTGTAGCCACGTAGTACCTCATTCCTCTGAGGGGTCCCATTACTTACTGTTGGAAACTCTGATTGTAAAATGTCattaaaaccaacaaacaaaaatctttgcTGTCTTTGACTATCAGTGATAATagtgatgtgtgtgtgtttgtagtAGCCTTAATGATAATGCAGACAAACCACTGTAGTTAGATTATGGTGGGGGATTACTTCCAACCACAACATGTACAACTTTGTTTGGTTCCTGATTCAGTTGTGAACCTTTCTGGGGATGAGATGCTGACTCTCACTGTGGTGCTAATAcacttgttatttatttttttttaattcagaattaCCTGTAATGCCCTACGGTTATTTctgttaatgtgttttaaaatgaaaatgactgcTAGTCTTTCCATTCACTTACCCAATGAGATGCTTGGAACTGATGTCCTCAGTTTATagacagactgaaaaaaaaaaaaaaaaagaagtaacaaaGCTTTAAATAATTGCAAAAGCTTCTTCTTATTCTGCAGAAAAGAGGATATAACTGGCAGGGAACATCAGAAGACAATAAAGCTTAGCTTCTGCTGAATTTGTTGGCGTAAGGATTTGAACAGTAGAATTGATAAGTGTGCCCTGGAGGGACTGATGCACCTTTTTTGCATGGACTGGTACTGCAGTAAGGAAACACCACTAGTGGAGTTAGTAAAATAGCATAGGtttctgcattctttttcaCTACTACATCTCAGAGAAAAAGGTGTGCTTTGGAGGTGAGATGCTCTTAAAAGGCAAAAGTCATCTACCTTAAGGTaaaggtggcttttttttttccccccctggCACTTCCTGGCAATAAAGGTTTCTCatcatttcctgtttttaaaaaagtgaaGTTACTCAACTTCCACATTGATGTCTCATTCGAATTTAAGCTTGCTTGTGCTTTCACAAGTTGGGCACATTGTTTTCACAAAGGCAGCACGTAGTGCTGTGCAAGCAGTGCTAACGCTACGGAAGTTTTCTACCAGCGAGCGGGCGGCCGTTGTACGGTGCGTGTGAGGTAAGGTGAAGCTGTCTCACTTACCAACATTACTTCTCTTATTGCAAACGCATCGTACTTTGAGATCTGGCACAGGGAGCTCGGAGCTGGCTGTCGGGGTATGCAGGAGAAAAAggtgaaagcagcagtgaggacaGTTCATTTTCGTGTTGTGAGCGATGGTTGGATGTTCTTTGCAACGTGCAGTTTGAAAACCATATAATGAGAGATACTAAGGTGAGAATTTCCTAGTAAACCTCTATCTCCCTATTCTTAGGCTTGCACCTCCTGAATTTGAGAATCGTGTTTTAATTCTGAACTTTCTGTGAATGTCACTCGAGAAAAAAACGTCCCTGTAGGTTTTTCCTATCCGTGCTTCTGATCATGGGAATTTTCATGAAGTTCACTCTATTTTAGCTAAATAATACTGGGGATGTTTTTTAGTCCAATATGAAATACATTCCATCATTTTGAGGGAAGACACTGTGCTTATCAAAGGCTGCTGGGCGTGCGTGCCCTTAGGTGCGGGAGCGAGATGTTGAGAAGTGGGGCTCGTGCTCTGTAATTGCCAGGTTTCCTGCTGTGGTTTCATGCAAGTTTGCGTAAGGTGCTTAAAACACTGATAAAAGTTAAGTCTGAGATGTGAATGAGAATGTTAGATTTGtgttgtgtatgtgtgtgtaaataCAGCTTTTCCCTTTAGGTTCTCTTGGTGTTTGGAGAGAATGGGAAGTTACTCCTCCAAACCGAAACCAGGTAGTtcattttattactattattttttttaaggagctCTGTTAGATCCCATGTTCTTGGCTACATCGCCACTTTCCTGGCTCAGAAAGGGTTTTTGTGGGCTAGCTTTGTGGATAAATGTGTTTGGGAAAGCACTGCACAACTTCCAaaggctgctggggagcagtggCGGTGTGGATCACTGATGTTTTTTCTGCCTGGTGTTTTCACTGTCAGCCCTCTGGTACAGAAATGTTATACTTGCAACATGTCTTGCAGTCATTCTTGAATAAGTTCACACTTCTCGGAAGTGGCTTGCTTGTTATTTGTAATAGTGCTGGAAATATGACCACATTTAAactcttacttttctctgttCGTTTTTAGTTACACCAAGACCCATCTCCACTACTATTACTGTGCATACCACTGTACAGACCTCTACTGCTGCCTTACCAGATTCAGAAGGCGAATCCTTGTTTGATAAGTAAATGCTACACCTTTATTCCTTAACTTTGAACACCAAGCTCCTTGAAACTACAAGCCCCTTCTATGGGGAGAAGTTACACATAATGCAGTTTATGCCCCATGTTTCTACAAGTTTGCTTAGAATTTCCTAGTCTGTACTTAGTAATACTTACTGCAGATACCTTGTAACCTCCCGGGGCCTGGTGATAGGATGTTTGATAAGCTTGGTTGAATTTGAAAGCTACTAATTCTTTGATATTTCTGTAAGAATGTGATTCTGATGCTGTTTCCTGTGCATCAACAGCCTCGAAATACTCTACTTAGCACTAGCCTTTATCTCTGGCATCCTGTCAACTCTTCTGGTGGCTGCGGTCATCAGCCTCATCAGAAAAAGTAAGTGGCACAATCAAGGAAATGCCAGCAGCGCGGTGCTTGGGTTTCCAAATTGCTTGGTTTGCAGTGAAAATTGCAACAGATCTCAGGTCGGATTGCCCAGCTGTCAGCTGAGAGGGAACTGTACAATCGGCTGGCAGAGTATCACAGCCAATTCCTCTTTCTGTGGTACAAATGACAAGAAAGCATAACTCAGTGCCTCGCAGTTAAGGGGGGATGGGAGGAATAAATGGTCTTGCGCACAGGGCAGACTAACCCACTGGTTCCTAATTGCTCCTTAGTTCTGTAATTAAAACATCCTTGTTGCGAGTTTTGACAAAGATGACCATCAAGGAGTGCAGTGTGGACTAAGAACTTGTTTGTTTCAAAGATAACAACTGCAGCTCCTGGCCAATCCCACTTTGCTCTCCTCCTTTCTAGGGTGTAAGAGATCCCAAGAAAATCTACAAGAACAAGTTCCTTCCAAGGCACCACGTGAGGAATCTGCTGAAAACACCCAGGTAAAGGTCAAAGCTATAATTCCTGGGGCTGCTCAGGTTCTGTAGCATTGAGGTCAATCTCAAAGCAGGAAATTTGTCCTGAGATGTTACGTTTGCTCTTTCGCTGATGTTTGTAACCTCTTTCATCTCTCAGAATGAGGTCTCTTACGCCTCTGTGGTCATCAAGCCCCGACCGAAAGCAGCACCTGTATGACAGTGGGACTTTGACGTGAGAACACCCGCACTTTCTGCACGTTGGATGCCGTGGGATTGTTGCACGGAGGGCTGTCGTGCTCTGTGAGATATCCAGGCTGCAGTACGTAACATCGGCTGAATGCATAGCTAGGAGGGGAAAACAGCATCTCCTATTGCACAGCTCTTGCCAACGTTGGGGACAAGTTGCTTTCCACACCACCTTTCCTCATCTAGAGCAATCCTGGTGACAACTTGTTGCACAGTTTCTGTGTGGGTTTTCGCTATTGCTTGGAACTGCTgaagagaactgaaaagcagaagtgtttcTCTGCACCTGTCCATATCTGTGCCCTTATTTCCCTGTTCAGCCGCTGGCTGCAGCGTTTTTGATAAGAGTGCCCGATGCCTTGGTGAAATCACTGAACTATATTATGATGCACCACTGCGGGGCAGCACCGAGCAGCCGCTGGAAGCACCCGAGCAAAGTTTGCTCTGCGTTACTGTAAGGTGTAGCGttttgtgtttgggttttttttccctgctgaaaGCATTCGGTCCCATCTACCGACAGCGATCACGTCGCCAAGCTGTGATGTATTCGTGCAGTGACTTCCTTTGCCAGCTGCTTTGTTAAGGGTGGGTCCGTGTAACGGGGTGGGtttgggcagcagcagggattaCATCAGATAATGAACTAAGATCTCTGATCTTTGTTAAAGGAGCAGGCACTGGCGTTGATGTAGCTTACTGAGCTAAATAACAGAATGACACACtcccctttgctttttttcctagacCACTTTTACTATGCgaagatggagaaaaaagagCCTTGCCTTTAATTGCCTGTGCTCAGCTTAACCCACGTTCCCTGAAACCAAGCTGTGCTATAGCATCTACTGCAGTTTCTAAGCTGCTGGGACACCTGCTAAAACAGAGCAGGGATTTAATGCAACGTGCTGACTTTGCATAAAATCCACTTAATATTTATTATCCTTCATGAAGATGTGgcagcactgactgcagcacaagctgcccagacTTCATCTGATGGTCTAAATGGACAGGAGATGATGGGTGTAAGAGGAGGCAGTGAGGACATCCTGCATTGCAAGCATTTACCCTGTTTTTCAGTGTACCCAAACAATCcttatggggggaaaaaatggaccAAATCTTAacacttttctgtattttgaaactATATAATACAGACTTAAGACATATATACAGACCCAGGGGGTGGGGGCAGCTCCTGGTGCAGTCTTTCATTTGCAGAGGGAGGTCTCGTGATGCTGTAACCGCACTTGTGCTGTGGGAACGAAATGTCGGTGCAGGTGTGGTTGTGTGCAA
Above is a window of Gallus gallus isolate bGalGal1 chromosome 26, bGalGal1.mat.broiler.GRCg7b, whole genome shotgun sequence DNA encoding:
- the LOC121107627 gene encoding uncharacterized protein LOC121107627, translated to MGSYSSKPKPVTPRPISTTITVHTTVQTSTAALPDSEGESLFDNLEILYLALAFISGILSTLLVAAVISLIRKRCKRSQENLQEQVPSKAPREESAENTQNEVSYASVVIKPRPKAAPV